A DNA window from Cherax quadricarinatus isolate ZL_2023a chromosome 25, ASM3850222v1, whole genome shotgun sequence contains the following coding sequences:
- the LOC128689963 gene encoding major facilitator superfamily domain-containing protein 8 isoform X3 yields the protein MSIGFSIVLTGVWPYLQQLDPGVSKEFLGWVIAANPLGQMLISPLLGYWGNKAKSNRGAFLFTLVTFTIGNGIYAILSVFGSSARIVMILSRFLVGMSSANIAIVRSYISASTTTAERTTAVALTSAAQGLGFIIGPAIQTALAVAFAHNTSSFKNSTLSGEGKVEEAVTEEVWVEWNMYSSTGWIGVFLGLINFFLFFPCVYQECPIAAREAMLQKRMLKDNSTTLPKPDYVCVIGVLFSFFIFLFIYVLLETIIVPMCIDLYAWSDEKAITIVGIGLSLAGALSIIMYALTSVLTRRFDERKVFIFLGLIPMTLGMILNFPMGNTYPKIKNCTIESLLHESFDSTLTSIPDPLELSLTTLPGVHNIAKNEKQPFTLLPEELGIINKERRPSTPSTIVEEMSSTSKMPEASVFLGKTDKMNIIDEEMAFSTVSSLMLNTIGSDMELSALISQMNTTGSEDNIHARRRRHIIRDGVCHDLGCPPEQEWCYYTPIIEIPQLAVSAFLAIIGYPVAFTLSSSFFSKLLGPKPQGVWMGILTSTGGLSRVVGPIFVSYLYTALGTRWTFGILFLLMCIVVVEICFLYPKLIPMKICRAK from the exons CTGGATCCTGGGGTGTCAAAGGAGTTCCTTGGATGGGTGATCGCAGCTAATCCTCTAGGGCAGATGCTGATCTCTCCCCTGCTCGGCTACTGGGGCAACAAAGCCAAGTCCAACAG AGGTGCCTTCCTGTTTACATTGGTAACCTTCACTATAGGCAATGGCATTTATGCCATTCTTAGTGTGTTTGGATCTTCAGCACGGATTGTCATGATCTTGTCTCGCTTTCTTGTGGGCATGAGTTCAG CTAACATTGCTATAGTGCGGTCCTATATATCTGCTTCCACTACCACAGCTGAGAGAACAACTGCAGTTGCATTAACATCAGCTGCACAAGGCCTTGGATTTATTATTGGCCCTG CTATACAGACTGCACTAGCTGTAGCCTTTGCTCACAATACCTCCAGCTTCAAGAATTCTACACTCTCTGGTGAAGGCAAAGTAGAAGAAGCAGTGACAGAGGAAGTGTGGGTAGAGTGGAATATGTATTCATCAACTGGTTGGATTGGTGTTTTTCTTGGACTTATaaacttcttcctcttcttcccatGTGTTTATCAG GAATGCCCAATTGCAGCCAGAGAAGCAATGCTCCAAAAGAGAATGTTAAAGGATAACAGCACAACACTACCAAAGccagattatgtgtgtgtgattGGAGTACTTTTCTCTTTTTTcatttttctctttatttatgtATTATTGGAAACTATTATTGTACCTATGTGTATTGATCTGTATGCCTGGTCAGACGAAAAAGCTATAACTATTGTTGGAATTGGTCTTAGTTTGGCAGGTGCATTATCTATAATTATGTATGCACTAACAAGTGTTTTGACGAGACGATTTGACGAACGTAAGGTTTTTATATTTTTAGGATTAATACCAATGACATTAGGTATGATACTTAATTTTCCAATGGGAAATACATATCCTAAAATTAAAAACTGTACAATTGAATCATTGCTTCATGAAAGTTTTGATAGCACTTTGACTTCAATTCCAGATCCTTTAGAATTGTCTTTAACAACATTGCCAGGAGTACACAATATAGCTAAAAATGAAAAGCAACCTTTTACACTATTACCAGAAGAATTGGGAATAATTAATAAAGAAAGAAGACCTTCAACACCATCAACCATTGTAGAAGAAATGAGTTCCACTAGTAAAATGCCAGAGGCTTCAGTGTTTCTCGGAAAAACTGATAAGATGAACATTATTGATGAAGAAATGGCATTCTCTACAGTCTCATCACTTATGTTGAACACCATTGGCAGTGACATGGAACTTTCAGCACTCATCTCTCAAATGAATACTACAGGTTCAGAAGACAATATTCATGCAAGAAGACGAAGACATATAATTAGAGATGGGGTCTGCCACGATCTGGGGTGCCCACCAGAACAAGAGTGGTGTTATTACACTCCTATTATTGAAATCCCCCAGCTGGCAGTTTCAGCATTTTTAGCAATAATTGGTTACCCTGTTGCTTTTACATTATCAAGTTCATTTTTTTCTAAACTTCTAGGCCCTAAACCTCAAGGAGTTTGGATGGGAATTCTTACCAGCACAGGAGGTTTATCCCGTGTTGTTGGTCCTATATTTGTATCCTACTTGTACACAGCATTGGGTACCAGGTGGACATTTGGTATACTGTTTTTATTAATGTGCATTGTAGTTGTTGAAATCTGTTTCTTATATCCGAAATTGATACCCATGAAAATATGTAGAGCAAAATGA